Proteins from one Sarcophilus harrisii chromosome 2, mSarHar1.11, whole genome shotgun sequence genomic window:
- the LOC100934400 gene encoding lithostathine-like isoform X3, with the protein MDLPFPTKVTPVPHSHFTMVPLASSLYLLTTLCPEAPWNLLLSPLLPTPHIYWPCSLPPQLLCQGYPSGHLGSLLNEAEAAFVATMIVENGVGQSPVWIGLHDPNKNRRWRWSSNALYLY; encoded by the exons ATGGATCTCCCATTTCCCACAAAAGTAACCCCTGTGCCCCATAGCCATTTCACCATGGTCCCTTTAGCCTCTTCTCTTTATCTATTGACCACCCTGTGCCCTGAGGCTCCCTGGAACCTTCTCCTGTCTCCTTTGCTCCCGACCCCACACATTTACTGgccctgctccctccctccccagctgCTGTGCCAGGGCTACCCCTCGGGCCACCTGGGCTCCCTGCTCAACGAGGCTGAGGCCGCCTTTGTGGCCACCATGATCGTGGAGAATGGGGTTGGTCAGAGCCCAGTCTGGATCGGTCTGCACGACCCCAACAAG AATCGCAG
- the LOC100934400 gene encoding lithostathine-1-alpha-like isoform X1: protein MVPLASSLYLLTTLCPEAPWNLLLSPLLPTPHIYWPCSLPPQLLCQGYPSGHLGSLLNEAEAAFVATMIVENGVGQSPVWIGLHDPNKNRRWKWSSNALYLYQAWEKGFPGRTDPNYCVSLTPESGFQRWKDEPCQKANLFLCKFKA from the exons ATGGTCCCTTTAGCCTCTTCTCTTTATCTATTGACCACCCTGTGCCCTGAGGCTCCCTGGAACCTTCTCCTGTCTCCTTTGCTCCCGACCCCACACATTTACTGgccctgctccctccctccccagctgCTGTGCCAGGGCTACCCCTCGGGCCACCTGGGCTCCCTGCTCAACGAGGCTGAGGCCGCCTTTGTGGCCACCATGATCGTGGAGAATGGGGTTGGTCAGAGCCCAGTCTGGATCGGTCTGCACGACCCCAACAAG AATCGCAGGTGGAAATGGAGCAGCAATGCCCTTTACCTCTACCAGGCCTGGGAGAAGGGCTTCCCAGGGAGGACCGATCCCAACTACTGTGTGAGCCTGACTCCTGAGTCTG GATTCCAGAGGTGGAAAGATGAACCTTGTCAGAAGGCGAACCTGTTCCTCTGCAAGTTCAAAGCATAA